The following are encoded in a window of Cyprinus carpio isolate SPL01 chromosome A13, ASM1834038v1, whole genome shotgun sequence genomic DNA:
- the LOC122147330 gene encoding protein ANTAGONIST OF LIKE HETEROCHROMATIN PROTEIN 1-like, with protein MCYGRLKNCVDSFSAVSGSIRSFRGAPSFVSFTNSSRSSSRSLDDGRFQRYFRLSRSQCDDLLSRVGGRISIQDTNYRHSIPPAERLSICLRYLATGDSFQTIASSFCVGVTTVCKVVPDVVTAIRDCLVEEFMAVPSTDEWRSIAEGFEERRNFLLCCGALDSKHVLIKEPPQHRIPVPQLQGNFFLSPPCCCGCKVLLPGD; from the exons ATGTGCTATGGAAGGCTGAAAAACTGCGTAGACTCGTTCAGTGCTGTGTCTGGGTCCATCAGATCCTTCAGAGGTGCACCCAGCTTTGTGAGTTTCACCAACTCCTCCAGGAGTTCCTCCAGGAGCCTAGATGACGGCCGCTTTCAGCGGTACTTCCGACTGAGCCGGTCCCAGTGTGATGACCTGTTGTCCCGTGTCGGTGGGAGGATTTCCATCCAGGACACCAACTACAGGCACTCTATTCCACCTGCAGAGCGCCTGTCCATCTGTCTCCG aTATCTGGCCACTGGAGACTCCTTTCAGACCATCGCCAGCAGCTTCTGTGTTGGTGTCACCACAGTCTGCAAGGTTGTCCCAGATGTGGTGACTGCAATCAGGGACTGCTTAGTGGAGGAGTTCATGGCTGTGCCCTCCACAGATGAATGGAGGTCCATTGCAGAGGGTTTCGAGGAGAGGAGGAACTTCCTGCTCTGCTGTGGAGCATTAGACAGCAAGCACGTCCTGATAAAGGAACCCCCCCAACACCGGATCCCAGTTCCACAACTACAAGGGAACTTTTTCCTTAGTCCTCCTTGCTGTTGTGGATGCAAGGTATTGCTTCCGGGTGATTGA
- the LOC122147172 gene encoding sphingolipid delta(4)-desaturase DES1-like: MGNRVAREDFEWVYSDQPHADRRKEILAKYPEIKSLMGPDPRLKWIVCTMVAVQFLAFYLVKDLPWKWVMFWTYVFGSCINHSITLAIHEISHNTAFGNSRARWNRWFAIFANLPFGLPYSASFKRYHLDHHRYLGGDGVDVDIPTDFEGWFFCTRLRKLFWIMFQPLFYAIRPLCINPKPISHLELINVAIQLSFNTLLYWTCGAKPLVYMMMGSMLGMGLHPISGHFIAEHYMFLKGHETYSYYGSLNLLTFNVGYHNEHHDFPSIPGRRLPMVKKIAEEYYRDLPYYTSWVKVLYDFIMDDELSPYSRVKRRLTGDIKQE, encoded by the exons ATGGGGAACCGCGTAGCTCGCGAGGATTTCGAGTGGGTTTATTCGGACCAGCCTCACGCCGACCGCAGGAAAGAGATTTTGG cTAAATACCCAGAGATCAAGTCTCTGATGGGACCCGACCCCAGGCTGAAATGGATAGTCTGTACGATGGTTGCTGTCCAGTTTTTGGCCTTCTATTTGGTGAAGGACCTGCCGTGGAAATGGGTCATGTTCTGGACATATGTGTTCGGGAGTTGCATAAACCATTCAATAACGCTAGCGATTCACGAGATCTCACACAACACGGCTTTCGGCAACAGCCGCGCCAGATGGAACCGCTGGTTCGCCATCTTCGCCAATCTGCCCTTTGGGCTGCCCTACTCGGCGTCCTTCAAGCGCTACCACCTGGACCACCATCGCTACTTGGGTGGAGATGGCGTGGATGTCGACATCCCCACTGATTTTGAGGGCTGGTTCTTCTGCACCCGTTTGCGCAAGCTCTTCTGGATCATGTTCCAGCCGCTGTTTTACGCCATCCGTCCCCTCTGCATCAACCCCAAACCCATCAGTCATCTAGAGCTCATCAACGTGGCCATACAGCTCTCGTTTAACACTCTGCTCTACTGGACCTGTGGCGCCAAGCCCCTGGTCTACATGATGATGGGCTCCATGTTAGGAATGGGTCTCCATCCCATCTCAGGACACTTCATCGCAGAACATTACATGTTCCTCAAAGGCCATGAGACCTACTCTTACTACGGATCCCTCAACCTGCTGACTTTCAACGTCGGGTACCACAACGAGCACCATGACTTCCCAAGCATCCCAGGACGCCGATTGCCGATG GTGAAGAAGATCGCAGAGGAGTACTACAGAGACCTGCCGTACTACACATCATGGGTGAAGGTCCTTTATGACTTTATCATGGACGATGAACTGAGTCCGTACTCCCGTGTGAAGAGACGCCTGACAGGAGATATCAAACAGGAGTGA